One window of the Pedobacter ginsengisoli genome contains the following:
- a CDS encoding FecR family protein: MEDERFYWLIGRVNAGDITDDQFNELLGLIEQDPGLRSVYEVLTLNPERENAVEAVEAMKAYTVHYAKMQLAGHLDYAPSNQSTDQLETPKRNARLKMWFLTAIAASLVLGVLVFFFTPKQDKHNAIVYSSKKGVKNKLVLPDGTKVWLNADSKLTLAKQFGNSATREVNLSGEAYFEVAHDKKHPFIISANAIKVKVLGTVFNLKAYPEDKDTETTLIQGSVEVSIDGQSSSRITLKPGEKLKVHNDKKISTATSERIAKPTTLLTKTSVPIENNKATESLWTENKLVFDGEPFDNVAAELGRWYNKNIIIEDEVLKYASFTATFENKSLTQVLTALQFTTKFRYRIVEDVVYIEAAR, encoded by the coding sequence ATGGAGGACGAACGCTTTTACTGGCTCATTGGCAGAGTTAACGCTGGTGATATTACAGATGATCAATTTAATGAATTGCTTGGGTTAATTGAGCAAGATCCAGGATTACGATCTGTTTATGAGGTTCTTACCTTAAATCCGGAAAGGGAGAATGCTGTTGAAGCGGTTGAAGCAATGAAAGCTTATACTGTGCATTATGCCAAAATGCAGTTGGCTGGTCATTTAGATTATGCGCCCTCAAATCAATCAACAGACCAGCTTGAAACTCCAAAAAGAAACGCGCGCCTTAAAATGTGGTTTTTGACAGCCATTGCAGCATCATTGGTGCTGGGTGTGTTGGTCTTTTTCTTCACTCCAAAACAAGATAAGCATAATGCAATTGTTTATAGCTCAAAAAAAGGGGTTAAGAATAAACTTGTATTACCCGACGGAACAAAAGTATGGCTTAACGCCGATAGTAAACTTACGCTTGCTAAACAGTTCGGTAACAGTGCAACAAGAGAAGTTAATTTAAGCGGCGAGGCTTATTTTGAAGTGGCTCATGATAAGAAACACCCATTTATTATCTCGGCAAATGCAATAAAGGTAAAGGTATTGGGTACAGTATTCAACCTGAAAGCTTACCCTGAGGATAAGGATACTGAAACAACCTTAATCCAGGGTTCGGTAGAAGTAAGTATAGACGGGCAATCATCGAGCAGAATAACACTTAAACCGGGTGAAAAACTAAAAGTACATAATGACAAAAAGATCTCGACTGCTACTTCAGAAAGGATAGCCAAACCAACAACTTTGTTGACAAAAACCAGTGTGCCCATTGAAAATAACAAGGCCACAGAAAGTTTGTGGACCGAGAATAAACTTGTTTTTGATGGTGAGCCTTTTGACAACGTAGCTGCTGAACTTGGAAGATGGTACAATAAGAATATTATAATAGAAGATGAGGTGCTAAAATATGCCAGTTTCACTGCCACCTTTGAAAACAAATCCCTAACACAAGTGCTCACAGCCCTTCAATTTACAACTAAATTTAGATACCGCATTGTAGAAGATGTAGTCTACATAGAGGCAGCAAGGTAA
- a CDS encoding RNA polymerase sigma-70 factor yields MDITTLQEKIALKKDEIAYKQLFLNFYSGLLRFSMVYVKQREIAEEIVSDTLLKVWTMDVALIEISNLKGYLYSAVKNDSINFLVKNKKYTIWDIDQVAPSNMVELSTPIDRMLDTELKEKIEKSIKALPPKCRMAFMLNRQDGLSYKEVADIMDISVNTVDRHLQIALQKIGMAMKSYLLK; encoded by the coding sequence ATGGACATCACCACACTACAGGAAAAAATTGCATTAAAGAAAGATGAGATCGCCTATAAGCAGCTGTTTCTCAACTTTTATTCTGGCTTGCTACGATTTAGTATGGTGTATGTAAAACAGCGCGAAATTGCTGAGGAAATTGTATCAGATACACTTTTGAAAGTTTGGACAATGGATGTTGCACTTATTGAAATCTCCAATCTTAAAGGATATTTATATTCAGCAGTAAAGAATGATTCCATTAATTTTTTGGTAAAGAATAAAAAGTATACAATTTGGGACATTGATCAGGTAGCACCATCTAACATGGTTGAACTTTCAACACCCATAGATAGGATGCTCGATACGGAGCTCAAAGAAAAAATAGAAAAATCTATTAAAGCATTACCCCCAAAATGCCGCATGGCTTTTATGCTAAACAGGCAAGATGGACTTTCATACAAAGAGGTAGCCGATATAATGGATATCTCGGTAAATACAGTTGACCGTCATTTGCAAATCGCACTACAGAAAATCGGTATGGCAATGAAATCATACCTTTTAAAATAA
- a CDS encoding META domain-containing protein produces MKQPYYLILTVCVLSFTACSIFKKSSPKAIKEDNTQTITDRKWKLVELAGKPVADKVNGKEPFLLLQKSDSRYSASGGCNGIGGAYTLQANGRIKFEQGMSTMMACENMEIEHGLNKALITADNYSINGDDLSLNKARMAPLARFKAIK; encoded by the coding sequence ATGAAACAGCCCTATTATTTAATCCTAACGGTATGCGTGCTATCTTTTACAGCATGTAGTATTTTTAAAAAATCTTCGCCAAAAGCAATTAAGGAAGACAATACACAAACTATTACTGATCGAAAATGGAAGCTGGTTGAACTTGCAGGTAAACCTGTGGCAGACAAGGTGAATGGTAAAGAACCATTTTTATTGCTTCAGAAAAGTGATAGCCGGTATTCTGCTTCAGGTGGATGTAATGGAATAGGGGGTGCGTATACCTTGCAAGCCAATGGAAGGATCAAATTCGAACAAGGCATGTCTACTATGATGGCTTGTGAAAATATGGAGATTGAACATGGCCTGAACAAAGCTTTAATTACTGCTGATAACTATAGCATTAATGGAGATGATTTATCCTTAAATAAAGCAAGGATGGCACCATTAGCACGCTTTAAAGCAATAAAATAA